The nucleotide window GGGAAGGCCTAGACGATCATGGCCACACCGATGTTGCGATCATGGCCTACTCGGCGAAATACGCCTCCGCCTTCTTCGGTCCCTTCCGCGACGCCGTCGGCTCCAGCCTCCAAGGTGACCGCCGCACCTACCAGCAGGACCCCGGCAATGCCCGCGAATCCCTACTGGAAGTCGAACTCGACGTCGCCGAAGGTGCGGACATCGTCATGGTCAAACCGGCATTGCCCTACCTAGATGTTCTGCGCACCGTAGCCGACACCTCCCCAGTCCCCGTTGCCGCATACCAAGTATCGGGGGAGTACGCCATGATCAAAGCCGCCTCCAATAACGGCTGGGTCGACGGTGACGCCGTAATGATGGAAGCACTCACATCCATCAAACGCGCCGGTGCCGACATGATCCTCACCTACGCCGCAGTAGACGCCGCCCGCGAACTTCGCCGCCAGGCAGGTCTGTGATGAAACTCCTGGTTCGCCTCTGGTGGACGCTGATCGTAGTGGAACTGGCCCACCAAGTGGTCTTCGGCTGGATCCAGATATCCAACCCCCAACTCTTCGACGAAGTATTCTCCGCTGTCGGCGCCGATGGGCCCGCAGGTGAAGAAGGCGCAGCCCAAGTAGAAGCCATGCGCCCGCTGCTCATGTGGAGCTCCGTCGCCTTTGCAGGATTCATCAAATTCGCCATGACCTGCTCCGGCCTCGTCGCTGCATACGTCTACCAACGCAGACCAGAATCCATCGCGGCGTCACGAATCCTGATGGTATGGTCCGTGTTCCTTGGCAGCCGCATCCTCAGCGCCTTCTTCCCCCTCGCAGTCGACATTCCCACACCGCTGCTCATCGCCAACGGCTGGGCAAACATCCTCACCGGCGTACTCGCATGCATGTCCGCCTACATCGTGTTCAAAGACCGCAGCCCCGAAAAGAACAAAAACAATAACTCAAACTAAAGGTTGACATAGCTCTCAAGCTTTAGGGGGCACTCGCTTTCACCAAGGTTTGATGTGCTGGCACAATGGCGCCTATGTTGCCGACACCGCAAGCGCCCCTCCTCCAAGCCGCAGCGGGCCTAACACCCGAACGCACACCCGTCTGGTTCATGCGACAAGCAGGCCGCAGCCTTCCCGAATACAAACAAGCTCGCGAAGGCATACCCATGCTGGACTCCTGCTTCATGCCGGAGCTACTGGCGGAAATCACCATGCAACCCGTCCGCCGACACGACGTCGACGCCGCCATCCTCTTCTCCGACATCGTCGTCCCCTTAAAAGCCGCAGGCATCGACGTCGACATCGTCCCGGGCCGCGGACCCGTCATGGCCGCCCCCATCCGCACCCGCGCAGACATCGACGCCCTCCCCATCCTCGACACGAACGTCGAAGAAGTCGCCCAGGGCATCGCCCTCATCAACGAAGAACTCACACCAACCCAAGCCCTCATCGGCTTCGTCGGAGCACCCTTCACCCTCGCCAGCTACCTCATCGAAGGCGGCCCCAGCAAAAACCACGAACGCACCAAAGCTCTCATGCACGACAGCCCCGACGACTGGCACGCCCTCATGGAACGCCTCGTCCCCACCATCACCACCTTCCTGCGGACCCAACTCGACGCCGGCATCGACGCCATGCAACTCTTCGACTCCTGGGTCGGTTTCCTCCCACAAGCCGACTACCGCACCCACGTCTTGCCCTACTCCCAACGCATCCTCGCCAGCGTCCGCGACGCAGGCTACTCCATCCCCCGCATCCACTTCGGCGTCGGCACAGGCGAACTCCTCGGCGCCATGGCCGAAGCAGGTCCTGACGTCGTGGGCGTCGACTGGCGCATCCCCCTCGACGTCGCAGCCTCCCGCATCACCGCGGCGTCACAACCCAAAGTCCTCCAAGGCAACCTCGACCCCGCCCTCCTCTTCGCCAGCGAAGACGCGCTGCGCACACACATCAACCGCATCAAAGACGAAGCCGCCCGCGCCATCGCCGCAGGCAACGCCACCGGACACATCTTCAACCTCGGCCACGGGGTCCTGCCCACCACCGACGCCGACGCCATCACCCGCGCCGTTGAAATCATTCATGAGGAAAGATAGAACCCCATGGAGCAACACACCCAAGCACCCGTCGTAGGCATCATCGGCGCAGGCCTCGCAGGGCTTGTCGCAGCCTACGAAACCCACAAGCTACTCCCACAGGCCACCATTAAAATCTATGAGGCCGAAGACCGCATCGGCGGCAAACTCCGCACCGTCGCCTTCGAACACGGCCCCGTCGACATGGGCGCCGAAGCCTACCTCGCAAAAGCGCAACACGCCACAGACTTCTTCACCGAACTAGGGCTAGCCGACCGCCTACGCGAACCCAGCGGCATGCCCTCCATGCTCTACCTGCCCGACGGCAACGGCGAACTTAAACCCCTGCCCCGCGGCACCCTCATGGGTATTCCCGCAGCAGCCGAGAGCGTCGCCCACCTCGTCGACGAAGCCACCGCCCGCCGCATCGACGGAGACCACCCCGTCACCTGGCAAGCACCCACAGGCCTCACCCAAGCAGACGCATCCGTGGCCGACCTCGTCCGCGAAGTCCACGGAGACCAAGTCCTCCAACGCATCGTCGAACCACTGCTCGGCGGAGTCTACGCATCAAGCCCAGAACTCATCGGCGTCCGCGCAGCACTCCCACGCCTCGCAGAACAATTCGACGCCATGGTTGCCGCAGGCCAAACACCCCGCCTGACCAGCGCAGTAAAAACAGTCCTCACAAATAACCAATCCACCTACGTCGCCGACACCGATCAACCCGGTGCACCCAAAAAGCCAGTCTTCTCCACCTTTGTCGGCGGCTACGCCGACCTCTACGAAACCCTCGCCGAACAGTCCGGCGCCGAAATCTACAGCGACGCCTTCATCAGCGACATCAACCCCGCACAAAACGCACAGCAGGGTAGTGGTCAATGGACCATCCGCGGCCAAGGCATCAACGACACCGTCGACGCCCTCATCCTCGCCGTACCCGCACCCACCGCAGCAGCCCTCTGCTCCCGCAGCGGGGTAGAGGCCCTCCACCAAGCCGCCACCCACCTGCGCACCATCCCCGTGGCATCCTCCACCGTCGTCGGCCTGCGCCTGCCCGAAGGCGGACTTCCCGACTACTCCGGAATCCTCGTCTCCCGCGCCGACAACCCCACAGTGCAAGCCAAAGCCTTCACCTTCTCCTCCAAAAAATGGCCCCACATCGGGTCTCGCCCCGGAGACCTCGTCCGCGTGTCCTACGGACGCCTCGACAACACCAACCCGCTCGCCGCGCTCACCGACATCGCCCGCGCCGACGAAGACACCCTCGTCGACGCCGCCCTCGACGACCTCCACGCAGTGTGCGGCCTCGACGCACGCACCGCCGGAGTCGAGGAAATTTTCGTCCAACGCTGGTACGGCGGCCTACCTTGCTACCAAGTAGGACACGCCGAACGCATCGCCACCATCGACACATCTCTACAGCCCCTGGGCACCATCGCCCTCACAGGAGCCTGGAAACACGGCGTCGGCGTGCCCGCCATCATCGAAGACGCACAACACGCCGCCCACCACACCACCCGCGCACTCACAAAATCCTGACACTCACAGCTTCCTAACAGGTAGGAGAAGTACACTTGAACGCCATGCACACCCGATCTCGAGAACTGCTCGACAAAGCTCGCCAACTCACCCCCGGCGGAGTCAACTCACCCGTACGAGCATTCAACTCCGTCGGCGGACAAGCACGCTTCATCGCCTCCGCACAAGGATCCAAACTCTACGACGTCGACGGCAACACATACATCGACCTCTTCTGCTCTTGGGGCCCCATGCTCATGGGCAACGCACACCCCGCCATCGTCGAAGCCGTCCAACAAGCCGCCACCCGCGGCCTCTCCTACGGCGCCCCCACCGAAGCAGAAATTCTTCTCGCAGAAGAAATCGTGAGCCGCACCGCCGCCGAAGAAGTTCGCCTCGTCAACTCCGGCACCGAAGCAACCATGTCCGCCGTCCGCCTCGCCCGCGGATACACCGGCCGCAACAAAATCCTCAAATTCGAAGGCTGCTACCACGGCCACGTCGACTCCCTCCTCGTCTCCGCAGGCTCCGGAGTCCTCGACTACTCCGAACCCAACTCCCCAGGCGTCACCCCAGGCACCGCCGCCGACACCATCGTCGTCCCCTACAACGACATCGACGCCGTCCGCGCAGCATTCAACGAACACGGCGATACCATCGCCTGCATCATCGCAGAAGCCGCCGCAGGCAACATGGGCACCGTCGCACCCCTGCCCGGATTCAACCAACAACTCAAAGACATCGCCCACGCCCACGGAGCCCTCCTCATCCTCGACGAAGTCATGACCGGCTTCCGCACCTCCTTCCAAGGCTGGTACGGCATCGACGGCGTCGCCGCAGACCTCATCACCTTCGGCAAAGTCGTCTCCGGAGGCCTCCCCGCCGCCGCGTTCGGCGGCCGCCGCGACATCATGGAACACCTAGCCCCCCAAGGCCCCGTCTACCAGGCCGGCACCCTCGCCGGAAACCCCGTCGCTGTCGCCGCAGGACTTACCAGCCTCCAACTCGCAGATGACAGCGTCTACGACACCGTCAACGCCAACGCCGACCGACTCCACAACCTCGTCACCCAAGCCCTCAGCAAAGAAGGCGTCGCCCACCACATCCAACGCGCCTCCAACATGCTCAGCGTCCGATTCGCCGAAGGCCAAGGCAACAACTACGCCGACATGGCCGCCGCCGAAACCTACCGCTTCGCCCCCTTCTTCCACGCACTGTTGGATAATGGGGTCTTCGTTTCCCCCAGCGTCTTCGAAACCTGGTTCGTCTCCACCGCACTCAGCGACGACGACTTCGAACAGATCGAACGCGCATTCGTCCCAGCGGCACAAGCCGCAGCAGCAGCCACACCCAGCAAGTAAAAAACCAACAACACACCCGAAACAAGAGGAACACATGACCCACACACTGGTCCACTTGGTTCGCCACGGCGAAGTACACAACCCAGAAAAAATCCTCTACGGCCGCATCCCCGGCTACCACCTCAGCGCCCGCGGCCACACCCAAGCCGCAACAACCGCGCGCGCATTCACCACACACGACGTCATCCACCTCGCAGCATCCCCACTGCAGCGCGCACAAGAAACCGCCCAGCCCTTCACCGAAATCACCGGGCTACCCATCACCACCGACGAGGACCTCATCGAAGCAGGCAACCAACTCGAAGGCCTCAAAATCAAAGGCATCAACAGCGCCCTGTGGAACCCCACCTACTGGCCCCTACTCAAAGACCCCACCGAACCCAGCTGGGGCGAACCCTACAGTGACATCCTCGAACGCATGTGGCGCGCCATTCTCAACGCACGCGACGCCGCCGAAGGCCACGAAGCAATCCTCATCAGCCACCAACTACCCATCGTCTGCGTCCAACGATTCGCCCAAGGCCTCCCACTAGCCCACAACCCCGCCAGCCGCCAATGCAACCTCGCAAGCGTCACCAGCCTCGGCTTCGAAGACAACATCCTCACCGACATCTACTACACCGAACCCGCCCAAGAGCTATAACCATGCCCGCACGCACCCAACCACGCCGCACAGCACGCCTCGTCCTCGCAGCAACCACAATCATCGCCACCACCCTCAGCCTCACCGCCTGCAGCAACGACGACACCACCAACAAACAAAACACCACCTTCAGCTTCTATGCCCCCGGCGGACAAACCCTCATCCAATACCCACAAGATGAGCGAAAACCCCTCAACAACTTCAGCGGCGAATCCCTCATGCACCCCGGCGAAACAATCAGCCTCGACGACTATGACGGAAAAGTCCTCGTCCTCAACGCCTGGGGCCAATGGTGCGGACCCTGCCGCACAGAAGTAGACGACCTAGAAACCGTCCAAGAAAACATCGCAAACAAAGGCGGCGCCGTCCTCGGCATCAACGTCCGCGACTACTCACCCGAAGTCGCACGAGACTTCCTTAAAGACGCCGGCGTCACCTACGACAGCATCTACGACCCGCCCTTCAAAACCGCAGCAGCCCTCGGCGGCGTCCCCGCCTCCGTCATCCCCACAACCATCATCCTCGACAAACAACACCGCCCCGCAGCCGTCTTCCTCCGCGAAATCAACGCCGACGAAGTACTCAACATCGTCGAACCCCTACTAGAGGAACAACAGTGACAGAACTCGTCACCGACGGCCCACTCATCCTCGGATTCTTCGCCGCCGCCCTCGCAGGCCTCATCAGCTTCGCCTCCCCCTGCGTCGTACCCCTCGTCCCCGGCTACATGTCCTACCTCGCCAGCATCGTCGGCGGCAGCGTAAACATCGTCGATGGACGCGCCGTCATAAACAAAAAAACACACGTCGCCGCAGCCGCACTCCTCTTCGTCCTCGGCTTCACCACCATATTCCTCCTCGCCACCGTCTCCATCTTCGGCGCCATCAACACCATCACCCTTAACGCCACCTTGCTACAAAAAATTGGCGGCATCATCACCATCCTCATGGGACTCACCTTCATGGGCGCACTCCCATGGCTGCAAAACACCACCCGCATCGCCCCCAAAAAACTCAGCACCTGGCTCGGCGCACCCCTCCTCGGCGCCATCTTCGCCCTCGGCTGGACCCCCTGCCTAGGGCCTACCCTCGCATCCATCATCTCCATCTCCGTAGGAACCCAAGGCGCCACCGCAGCCCGCGGCGCACTCATGGTCATCGGCTACTGCCTCGGCCTCGGCCTACCCTTCATACTCTTCGCCATCTTCTCCACCCACGCCCTCAACTGGGTCAACTGGCTCGGAACCCACACCCGCACAATCCAACTCATCGGCGGCATCGCCCTCGTCCTCGTCGGATGTGCACTACTCACCGGCCTGTGGGATCATGTTGTGGGATTCTTCCGCCAGCTCAGCATGAACCCCGCACTATAAAAACCACATGCACAAACGCTGCGAAAAACACATCGTGCACAGCCACCACGCACCAGCCGTGCACAACACAACCGGAGTGAAAGAACAACAGTGAAGAAATACCCTCAGCTTGCCTGGCGCTGGCTCACCAGCATGCGCACAGCACTCGTCCTCCTCTTCCTCCTCGCCATCGCAGCCATCCCCGGAGCACTCCTCCCACAACGCTCCCTCAACGAAAGCAAAGTTGCAGAATACATCGCCAACGGCGGAAAAACTGCCGAAATCTACGACAAACTGCAACTCTTCGACGTATTCTCCTCCACCTGGTTTACAGCCATCTACATCCTCCTATTCATCTCCCTCATCGGCTGCATCATCCCCCGAACCATCGACCACTACCGCGCCAGCCGCAACGCACCCGTCCGCGCACCCCTACGGATGCAACGCCTCCCACACCGCGCCTTCGGAACCCCCACACACCCTGGCACCCCAGAAGAAATCCTCGACCACGCACAACAACAACTCAAAGGCTGGCGTACTGCCCGCTACACCGGCGAACAAGACCGCGCAGGCCACCCCAGCCTCTCCGCAGAACGGGGATACAGCCGCGAAATTTGCAACCTCATCTTCCACCTAGGCCTCGTCGGCATGCTCGCAAGCATCGGCCTCGGAAAAATGTACTACTACGAAGGCCAAGCCATCGTCGTCACCAACACAGGAGTCAGCGCCAACGGCGCCCCCAACCCAACCGAAAACTCCGAATTCTGCAACACCGCGCTCGCCAACTACGACAGCGTCCGCGCCGGAGCCCTCTTCAAAAACTCCGACCTCACCCCTTTCTGTATCGACGTCCACGACTTCCACGCCGACTACCTACCCAACGGCCAAGCAGAAATGTTTAACTCGAACATTTCCTACGCTGATGGCGAGAACATCTTCGCCCCCAAAGACCAGTGGAAAAACTACGACCTCCGCGTCAACCACCCACTACGCCTCGATGGAGACCGCATCTACCTCCAAGGCCACGGCTTCGCCCCACGCTTCACCATCACTTGGCCCAACGGCGAAACCCGCACCCAAATGATCCAATTCGCCCCCGAAGACGCCACCTATTTCCTCTCCTCCGGCGTCCTCCGCTTCGACCCGCCCTCCGGCATGTACCCCACAGACTACGAACGCCGACAAAACCAACTCGCCATCCAAGGTCTGTTCGCACCCACCGCCCAATTCAGCGGCGAAAACAACGCACTCCTATCCTCCTCCTACCCCGAACAAAAAGACCCCGCCGTCGCCATCGACATCTACCGCGGCGACAACGGGCTCGACACCGGACGAGGCCAAAACATCTTCACCCTCGACCCACAACAACTCCACAACGGCTCCCTCCAAAAAATCGAACGTGTCAACCTCATGCTCGGCGACAGCGTCACCCTCGACGACGGCACCAAAGTCACCTTCGACGGCGCCAACGAATTCATCAACCTCCAAGTCAGCCACGACCCCTTCCAACAATGGGTCCTCATCTCTACCATCACCACACTCGCAGGTCTCGTCGGCTCGCTAGCCATCAAACGGCGCCGCATCTGGATCCGCGTCAGCGACGACGGCATCGAAATGGGCGGACTTTCCCGCACCGACCGCGCAGGCTGGGGCAGCGAATTTGACAGACTCGCCCGACAACTCGTCAACCTAGAACCCACCCACACCCAGCAAGAACCCCAGACTCAGCACGAACCCAAGAATTGAGTAAGGTAACAGACTATGCCGGTGAACCAAGACCTCGCGTTACTGTCTGACTACGCATTCCGATCAGCCTTCCTGATCTACGCACTCGCCCTCATCCTCTCCATCGCCGCCTACGTCGCAGCCGGAGGAACAAAACCCACGAGCGCACGCACCGCAGACAAACTCAGCAACATGACCCAATCCCTCGTGTGGCTCGGCATCATCATCCACGCAGGATCCGTCATCCTCCGCGGCGTCGCCACCCAACGAGTCCCCTGGGGCAACCTCTACGAATACATCTCCGTCACCGCAGTCCTCGCAATGACCGTCGCCGCAGTCGTACTCCACCGCCGCGAACTGCGCATACTCTGGACCTGGGTCCTCGTCCCCATCCTCATCCTCCTCTTCTACGGCGGCACCAAACTCTACGTCAACGCAGGCCCTGTCGTACCCGCACTCCGCTCCTTCTGGCTACCCATCCACGTCTCCACCGTCTCCATCGGCGCAGGCTTCGGACTCATCTCCAGCCTCGCATCCATCCTCTACCTCCTGCGCTCCCGCAACCCACAAGGCTGGCTCGGACGCCTCGTCAACCCACTACCCGACGCCGAAAAACTCGACCGCCTCGCATACCGCGCCGGCATCATCTGCGTCCCCGTCTTCGGCCTCGGCGTAGCCCTCGGCGCCATCTGGGCAGAATCCTCCTGGGGACGATTCTGGAACTGGGACCCCAAAGAAACCATGAGCTTCGTCACCTGGGTCCTCTACGCCGCATACCTCCACGCCCGCGCAACCGCCGGCTGGCGCAAAGCAGCAAGCTGGATCAACGTCGCAGCATTCACCGCCATGGTCTTCAACCTCTTCTTCATCAACCTCGTAGCCAACAGCCTCCACTCCTACGCAGGCCTCAACTAAACACCCCCAACACAACCCAGCACGACCAATGAGCCTCGTCGGAAAACTCACCACACTCACCCTCGCCGTAACCCTCACCCTCGCCACCCTCACCACCGGCACACTCACACACGCCCAAACCAACCCCACCAGCGCACACTGCGGCGAAAAACTACTACTCCTCGTCCGAGGCTCCTCCGAAGAACCACAAGGCCCACAACCCAACCAACTCACCTACCAACAACAACGCGACGACCTCTTCGCCAACAGCCCCACCATCACCACCAACCCCACCAACGACCTCACAACCCTCACCGGCGGAGGCCTCCTCGCCCGCAGCCTCAACACCCCAGGCGCACACACAAGCCTCAACGGAGCAAAAGTAGCCACCCTCGTCTACCCAGCACACCGCATCGAATACAAAGGTGGCATCCTCCCTACCCTTGACAACTTCCACACCTCCGCATCCATCGGCCAGCAACAACTCACCCAAACACTCCACACCATCTACAACCCCTGCCCAACAAACCCACCACAACTCATCCTCGCCGGCTACAGCCAAGGCGCCGACGTCATCAACCTCACCCAAGCCGCCGCCGTCCAAAACAACAACACCCACAACATCGACAACGTCACCAAATACATACTCATCGCCGACCCCTCCCGCCGCCCCCAAGGCCCAGAAAACACAAACGCCCACATCCAGATGGCCGCCACCAACACCATCGGCGGCATCAGCCGCGCCGTCACCGACAGCATCGGCTACCAACTCGTCCTCCCCACCCTCGACAACTACCGCAACAACGCCGGCAACCGAATCAGCAGCTACTGCATGCCCGGCGACCTCGTCTGCGACACACGCACCACCGAAGGCTCCCGCGGCACCAGCCTCCACACCAGCTACGACGTCACCACAGCCCGCTGCAACGCAACCACCTACACCAACTACATGGACTGCGCCTGGGCCGACGCCACAACCACCTGGAACACACCCACACACCCCAACCCCCACGACGTCACCACCCCCGCAGACCAACAAACACCCCCAGCCACCGTCCACCTACAAAACGGCTGGGTTGAACTCAGCATCTCCCGCTTCCTCCGCAACGAACACGAAGCCCAAACCGTCACCCTCCACGGCTACGCAAACGGCATCGAAGTCCTACGCAGCCAACGCAGCATCCGCGGAGGTGGCAGCGGCTCCGTCGCCCTCTACATCACCCAAATCGCCCCCATCCCCAACCTCGACCTCACCATCGAACTCGACGGCCACACCATCGCCCAACTCCCCGCCACCTTCACACCCACCGCACCCAACAAAAACGCCACCATCTACATCCAAAGCGAAAACGAAGACGTCACCCAAGCCGGCCCACCCCTCATCGCCCAAATCGCCGACTGGGAAATCCCCCTCGAACAACGCATGGGCCTCATCTACACCATGTTCGGCAACGAAGGCGTCCGCTGGGCCCGCTGGTGGATCAGCTTCATCTACGAATACGACCTAGACCCCGACCACAACCAACAACTCCAACAATTCATCGACGCCCAAAACCTCCCCGGGCACGACCCAGCAGCCACCGTCGCCAACCCCATTCTCGACCGCATCGTCAATGGCCTCATGGACGAGCACCGGCGACTCCGCATCTATGACATCGACCTACTGACCTTCCTCAGCATCGCTACCGCCGTCGTCTAAAGCCCCCTGATCAGCATCATTCCTATCACCAATGACGCCGCGTTGCTCACGCTCAGCACGCCTGCGCGCCTGCTCCTCCTCGCGCTTCCGAGCGTCTTCCTCCGCCCGCCGCTGCTTAAAACGATCCCTCTCCAAACGCCACAAAAACTCCTCATCATCATCCGGCCCCTTCATCACCGGACGAGCAGCACCCCGACGATTCCCCCGACCCACCCCAACAAACCCATTACCCCCATTAGAACCCAACCCCAAAGCCCGATGAATATACGGCCCATACGCCTTCCACAACAACACAACCGCAGCAACAAACAACAAAAGAAGAAGTAGGCGTCCCATAACCGACATCATAGAACTAAACTGGTCCACCGTGGATAAAAAAACCAACCCCCAAGCCGCACCAAACCCCCACCCCGAACCCCACCTGGACACCAACCTGCGCAACAGGGCCCGACGCGACGTCATCCTCTACGGGCTTGCCCGCCTCGGCCTGTTCATCATCCTCACCATCATCATCCAAGCCATCGCCATGGCCGCAAGCGCCCCCATCCCCCTCATCATGTCCTCCCTCCTTGCGCTGCTGGTCGCCTTCCCCCTCTCCATGCTCATCTTCCGCGGCCTACGTAACCGCGTCACAGAAGAAGTCGCCGCATGGGACGCCAACCGCAAAGCCCACAAACAATGGATCCACAGCGAACTCGAAGGACGCTAAAACAACCCCACAACCGCTATGACAATCCCAACGTCACAGCAGTCACCACACTCCACACCAACATCGCCCTACCCGTCGACCCCAACACCGGAATCAACGCAGCACCCAACGCTCCTTCACGCACCGGGCCCGACGCCACCCACAACAACGGTACCGCCAACAAACCAGCAACACACCACACCGACGACACCATCAACACAAG belongs to Corynebacterium argentoratense DSM 44202 and includes:
- a CDS encoding DUF4229 domain-containing protein — encoded protein: MDKKTNPQAAPNPHPEPHLDTNLRNRARRDVILYGLARLGLFIILTIIIQAIAMAASAPIPLIMSSLLALLVAFPLSMLIFRGLRNRVTEEVAAWDANRKAHKQWIHSELEGR
- a CDS encoding cutinase family protein, which encodes MSLVGKLTTLTLAVTLTLATLTTGTLTHAQTNPTSAHCGEKLLLLVRGSSEEPQGPQPNQLTYQQQRDDLFANSPTITTNPTNDLTTLTGGGLLARSLNTPGAHTSLNGAKVATLVYPAHRIEYKGGILPTLDNFHTSASIGQQQLTQTLHTIYNPCPTNPPQLILAGYSQGADVINLTQAAAVQNNNTHNIDNVTKYILIADPSRRPQGPENTNAHIQMAATNTIGGISRAVTDSIGYQLVLPTLDNYRNNAGNRISSYCMPGDLVCDTRTTEGSRGTSLHTSYDVTTARCNATTYTNYMDCAWADATTTWNTPTHPNPHDVTTPADQQTPPATVHLQNGWVELSISRFLRNEHEAQTVTLHGYANGIEVLRSQRSIRGGGSGSVALYITQIAPIPNLDLTIELDGHTIAQLPATFTPTAPNKNATIYIQSENEDVTQAGPPLIAQIADWEIPLEQRMGLIYTMFGNEGVRWARWWISFIYEYDLDPDHNQQLQQFIDAQNLPGHDPAATVANPILDRIVNGLMDEHRRLRIYDIDLLTFLSIATAVV